A DNA window from Lutra lutra chromosome 8, mLutLut1.2, whole genome shotgun sequence contains the following coding sequences:
- the AGAP2 gene encoding arf-GAP with GTPase, ANK repeat and PH domain-containing protein 2 isoform X2, with amino-acid sequence MSRGAGALQRRTTTYLISLTLVKLESVPPPPPSPSAAAAGAPGTRGAETGDPGSPRGAEEPGKKRHERLFHRQDALWISTSSAGAGGAEPPALSPAPASPAHPVSPAPGRRLSLWAAPPGPPLSGGLSPDPKPGGAPTSRRPLLSSPSWGGPEPEGRAGGGVPGSSSPHPGTGSRRLKVAPPPPAPKPCKTVTTSGAKAGGGKGAGSRLSWPESEGKPRVKGSKSSAGTGASAAAAAAAAAAGGGGAAAPTSGGVGAGSGARGKLSPRKGKSKTLDNSDLHPGPTAGSPPPLTLPATPAPAAAVTAASAQPTGPAPPITLEPPAPGLKRGREGGRASTRDRKMLKFISGIFTKSTGGPPGSGPPPGPPGLSSGNGSRELLGAELRASPKAVVNSQEWTLSRSIPELRLGVLGDARSGKSSLIHRFLTGSYQVLEKTESEQHKKEMLVDGQTHLVLIREEAGAPDAKFSGWADAVILVFSLEDENSFQAVSRLHGQLSSLRGEGRGGLALALVGTQDRISASSPRVVGDARARALCAEMKRCSYYETCATYGLNVDRVFQEVAQKVVTLRKQQQLLAACKSLPSSPSHSAASTPVAGQASNGGHTSDYSSSLPSSPNVGHRELRAEAAAVAGLSTPGSLHRAAKRRTSLFANRRGSDSEKRSLDSRGETTGSGRAIPIKQSFLLKRSGNSLNKEWKKKYVTLSSNGFLLYHPSINDYIHSTHGKEMDLLRTTVKVPGKRPPRAISAFGPSASINGLVKDMSTVQMGEGPEATTPTPSPSPSPSSLQPPPDQTSKHLLKPDRNLARALSTDCTPSGDLSPLNREPPPSPMVKKQRRKKLTTPSKTEGSAGQAEEENFEFLIVSSTGQTWHFEAASFEERDAWVQAIESQILASLQCCESSKVKLRTDSQSEAVAIQAIRNAKGNSICVDCGAPNPTWASLNLGALICIECSGIHRNLGTHLSRVRSLDLDDWPRELTLVLTAIGNDMANSVWESDTRGRTKPTRDSSREERESWIRAKYEQLLFLAPLGTSEEPLGRQLWAAVQAQDVAAVLLLLAHARHGPLDTSVEDPQLRSPLHLAAELAHVVITQLLLWYGADVAARDAQGHTALFYARQAGSQLCADILLQHGCPGEGGSTATTPSAATTPSITATPSPRRRSSAASMGRADAPVALV; translated from the exons ATGAGCCGGGGCGCGGGCGCGCTTCAGCGCCGGACAACGACCTACCTCATCTCGCTGACCCTGGTCAAGCTCGAGTCGGTGCCTCCGCCGCCGCCTTCTCCGTCTGCGGCCGCAGCCGGCGCCCCAGGGACCAGAGGTGCGGAGACCGGGGATCCTGGCAGCCCCCGAGGCGCGGAGGAGCCGGGCAAGAAGCGGCACGAGCGTCTCTTCCACCGGCAGGATGCGCTGTGGATCAGCACGAGCAGCGCGGGCGCCGGGGGCGCCGAGCCCCCCGCCCTGTCCCCGGCTCCGGCCAGTCCGGCCCATCCCGTCTCCCCCGCTCCCGGCCGCCGCCTCTCCCTTTGGGCCGCCCCTCCGGGGCCCCCGCTCTCCGGGGGGCTGAGCCCTGACCCCAAGCCCGGGGGCGCCCCCACCTCCCGGCGCCCCTTGCTCAGCAGCCCGAGCTGGGGGGGCCCGGAACCTGAAGGCCGGGCGGGCGGCGGCGTCCCGGGCTCATCCTCCCCGCACCCCGGCACCGGCAGTCGGAGGCTCAAGGTGGCGCCTCCTCCGCCGGCCCCCAAGCCTTGCAAGACCGTAACCACGAGTGGCGCCAAAGCCGGCGGGGGCAAGGGCGCGGGTAGCCGCCTGTCATGGCCCGAAAGCGAAGGCAAGCCCAGGGTCAAGGGGTCAAAGAGCAGCGCCGGGACTGGAGCTtctgccgctgccgctgccgccgccgccgccgccgggggaGGAGGAGCGGCAGCCCCGACCTCTGGTGGGGTCGGGGCTGGGTCGGGAGCCCGAGGGAAGCTGTCCCCTCGGAAAGGCAAGAGTAAGACCTTGGACAACAGTGACTTGCACCCCGGACCAACTGCTGGCTCTCCTCCTCCGCTAACCCTCCCAGCAACCCCGGCTCCTGCCGCTGCTGTCACCGCCGCCTCCGCGCAGCCCACTGGGCCTGCACCTCCCATCACTCTGGAGCCTCCAGCTCCAGGGCTGAAACGGGGCCGGGAGGGGGGCCGAGCATCCACTCGAGATCGCAAGATGCTCAAGTTTATCAGCGGGATCTTCACCAAGAGCACAGGGGGGCCTCCTGGCTCCGGGCCCCCTCCTGGTCCCCCGGGCCTGTCTTCTGGCAACGGGTCCAGGGAACTGCTGGGCGCAGAGCTCCGCGCCTCCCCTA AGGCTGTGGTCAATAGCCAGGAATGGACTTTGAGCCGCTCCATTCCTGAACTGCGCCTG GGTGTGCTGGGTGACGCCAGGAGTGGGAAGTCATCGCTCATCCACCGATTCTTGACAGGTTCCTACCAAGTGCTGGAGAAGACAGAAA GTGAGCAGCACAAGAAAGAGATGTTGGTGGATGGACAGACTCATCTGGTGTTGATCCGAGAGGAAGCTGGGGCACCTGATGCCAAG TTCTCAGGCTGGGCAGATGCTGTCATCTTGGTCTTCAGCCTGGAGGATGAAAACAGTTTCCAGGCCGTGAGCCGTCTCCATGGGCAGCTGAGCTCCCTTCGGGGGGAAGGACGAGGAGGACTGGCACTGGCACTGGTGGGGACACAAG ACAGGATTAGTGCTTCCTCCCCTCGAGTGGTGGGTGATGCCCGCGCCAGGGCTCTGTGCGCAGAAATGAAACGCTGCAGCTACTACGAGACATGTGCAACCTATGGGCTCAATGTAGACCGTGTCTTCCAGGAGG tGGCCCAGAAGGTGGTGACTTTGCGAAAGCAGCAACAGCTTCTGGCCGCCTGTAAGTCCCTGCCCAGCTCTCCAAGCCACTCGGCTGCTTCTACTCCTGTAGCTGGGCAG GCTAGCAATGGGGGCCACACTAGCGACTactcttcttccctcccatccTCACCCAATGTTGGTCACCGGGAGCTCCGAGCTGAGGCAGCGGCAGTGGCTGGATTGAGCACCCCAGGTTCCCTGCACCGGGCAGCCAAACGCAGGACCAGCCTCTTCGCG AATCGTCGGGGCAGTGATTCTGAGAAGCGGAGTTTGGACAGTCGGGGAGAGACAACAGGGAGTGGACGAGCCATCCCCATCAAACAG AGCTTCCTACTGAAGCGAAGTGGCAACTCCCTGAacaaagaatggaagaagaaatatgtGACCCTGTCCAGTAATGGCTTCCTACTCTACCACCCCAGCATTAAT GATTACATCCACAGTACCCATGGCAAGGAAATGGACTTGCTGCGAACAACTGTCAAGGTCCCTGGCAAGAGGCCCCCAAGAGCCATCTCTGCTTTTGGTCCCTCAGCCAGCATCAACGGGTTGGTCAAGGACATGAGCACTGTGCAGATGGGTGAAGGTCCTG AAGCCACCACGCCCACCCCAAGCCCAAGCCCCAGCCCCAGTTCCCTGCAGCCACCACCAGACCAGACATCCAAGCACCTGCTGAAGCCAGACCGGAATTTGGCCCGAGCCCTCAGCACCG ACTGTACGCCATCTGGAGACCTGAGCCCCCTGAATCGGGAACCCCCTCCTTCTCCCATGGTgaagaagcagaggaggaaaaaattgaCAACACCATCCAAGACTGAAGGCTCGGCTGGGCAGGCTGAAG aggAAAACTTCGAATTCCTGATCGTGTCCAGCACTGGTCAGACGTGGCACTTTGAGGCCGCCAGTTTTGAGGAGCGGGATGCCTGGGTCCAGGCTATCGAAAGTCAGATCCTAGCCAGTCTGCAATGCTGTGAGAGCAGCAAAGTCAAG CTGCGCACAGACAGCCAAAGTGAAGCAGTGGCCATCCAGGCGATCCGGAACGCCAAGGGGAACTCTATCTGCGTGGACTGCGGGGCCCCCA ACCCCACGTGGGCCAGTTTGAACCTGGGCGCACTCATCTGCATAGAGTGTTCTGGCATTCACCGGAACCTGGGCACACACCTGTCCCGCGTTCGCTCGCTGGACTTGGACGACTGGCCTCGGGAGCTGACCCTGGTGCTGACGGCCATTGGCAACGACATGGCCAACAGCGTGTGGGAGAGCGACACGCGGGGCCGCACCAAACCCACGCGGGACTCTTCGCG GGAGGAGCGTGAATCATGGATTCGCGCCAAGTACGAGCAGCTGCTGTTCCTGGCGCCGCTGGGCACTTCCGAGGAACCGCTGGGCCGCCAGCTGTGGGCCGCGGTGCAGGCCCAGGACGTGGCCGCCGTTCTCCTGCTTCTGGCCCATGCGCGACACGGGCCGCTCGACACCAGCGTGGAGGACCCTCAGCTTCGCTCCCCCCTTCACCTGGCAGCCGAGCTCGCCCACGTTGTCATCACGCAGCTGCTGCTGTGG TACGGCGCCGACGTGGCCGCCCGTGACGCACAGGGCCACACGGCGCTGTTCTACGCCCGCCAGGCTGGGAGCCAGCTATGCGCCGACATCCTTCTCCAGCACGGCTGCCCGGGTGAGGGCGGCAGCACCGCCACCACCCCCAGCGCAGCCACCACCCCCAGCATCACCGCCACGCCCAGCCCCCGCCGCCGGAGCAGCGCCGCCAGCATGGGTCGCGCTGACGCCCCCGTCGCGCTGGTATAG